The genomic interval AACTCGAAAGCAAGGCGTTGCTCGAAACCGCCGACCTCGCCAACCTGCCCGGCAATGAAGCCACGCCGCAGAAGATTTCCAACTGGGCGCAGAAAATGGCCAAGGAAAACAAACTCGCCTTTTCCGTCCTCAGCAAAGCCGAGCTGAAAAAGAAAGGCTGCAACGCCATCCTCGCCGTCGCGGCAGGCAGTGCGCTGGACGCCCGGATCATCACGCTCAAATACAAAGGGACCAACCCCAAAGCCCAACCGGTTGTCATCATCGGCAAAACCATCACCTTCGACTCCGGCGGAATTTCGCTCAAGCCCGGCAAAGGGATGGAATGGATGCGCTACGACAAATCCGGCGGCATGGCCGTACTGGCCGCCATGCAGATGGTCGCCCTGCTCAAACCGGAAACGCCGGTCATCGGCATGCTGGCCGTGGCAGAAAATATGCCCGGCGGCCGCGCCACCCGCCCCGGCGATATCGTCAAATCCCACGCCGGAAAAACGATTGAAATTTTAAACACCGACGCCGAAGGCCGGCTCGTCCTCGCCGACGCCCTTTCGCTGGCCCAGCAACACAAACCCGCCGCCATCGTTGACCTCGCCACGCTCACCGGCGCGGTCATTACCGCGCTCGGACATACCGCCGCCGCCGTCGTTGGCAACAACCATAAACTGAACGGCTTGCTGATCAAAACCGCCGACGCCGCTGGCGAACGGTTATGGGAACTGCCGCTCTGGCCGGAAAACATGGATGATATGAAAGGCACCTTCGCCGATTTGCAGAACATGAGCAAATCCGGCACCGCCGGAACCATCAACGGCGCGGCCTTCCTTGCCAACTTTGTTCCCGAAACCGTTCCGTGGGCGCACCTCGATATCGCCGGAACCGCCTGGGAAGAATCTTCCAAACCCTGGATGGATCCCGGCGTCACTCTCTTCGGCGCACGCACACTGGTTGAGTGGATCAAGGAATTGAAATAATGAATATAACCGCTACTGTACTTGTATCCCTTTGTACCTTGTTACCTTTGATAAGCAATGCAGGGTTAATCCTCTCGCCGGGAGATTCCTTTGATTTTGAATTCAATTCTATATCGTCAGTTGAGTCAGCTCCATTATTCTATCCCAGCGCCTCATATTCACTTAAGGAAGAATCTCCAAACACATTGC from Kiritimatiellaceae bacterium carries:
- a CDS encoding leucyl aminopeptidase family protein; translated protein: MKTTLTLRPLETQAKEAWIVFVQNKKPLLSGNAELAKLISAQIKKTGFSGDYAQTLVFQNGTGDVVLAGLGDSKHFRMEYLERAASAAVRAGKSAGLKNFAVSTAAGLGKVSDTAFVRAVARGAAWGTYRFDTFKTGGKKTKGEMSLTFAGPCDNSAACRKAQAEAELESKALLETADLANLPGNEATPQKISNWAQKMAKENKLAFSVLSKAELKKKGCNAILAVAAGSALDARIITLKYKGTNPKAQPVVIIGKTITFDSGGISLKPGKGMEWMRYDKSGGMAVLAAMQMVALLKPETPVIGMLAVAENMPGGRATRPGDIVKSHAGKTIEILNTDAEGRLVLADALSLAQQHKPAAIVDLATLTGAVITALGHTAAAVVGNNHKLNGLLIKTADAAGERLWELPLWPENMDDMKGTFADLQNMSKSGTAGTINGAAFLANFVPETVPWAHLDIAGTAWEESSKPWMDPGVTLFGARTLVEWIKELK